The nucleotide sequence CATACGCGGCCTTGGAGTTCGGCCGCCGAGATCAGCGGGGGAGGCTCGGGCGCCGCCTGGCGCCGCATTGAATCCGCCTGCGCGATGAGCTTTTGGACCTTGTGAACGGCCGCTTCCGCCTTGCCGCGCTCAGGAGCCGTGAAGAAATCGATCTTACGCAGGCGCTCACACTCGGCTTTCGCCGCCAGCCACTGCTTGTTCAGGCGCTGAAACGTCTCTTCGGAAGGCCTTCCGCCTTCCAAGCTGTTGCGCACGGTATGCGCCAGAGCGGCCGCGGCGTTCGCCAATTCCGCGAAGTCCTCATCGCGCGCCTTGCGGAACGCGGCGATAATGTCATTATTTTCCGCCTCGGTGATGGAATCCGCGACGAATACCGAGGCCTCGCCGCCGAGCTGGAGAATCTCCTTTCTCAGCCACTCGAAGTCTTCCCTTGTCTCCGCCTGATTGGGGAGCGCATAGATCGAGTTCTTGATGGGCACCGCGCCGAGTGCCTTGAGCTTTCGCCACACCCGCACCCTGACATTGGATGGATGGGCCGGAAGTTGGTGCGTCAACAGCAGCCACCGCGACGTCTTCATGGAACAGGATGCTATATAAAACAGCTGTTACACTTCAACGTTTTGTTACATGCTCATCGGCAGCTGTGATTTAAGCCGGCACAAACGCTATACCTTACCCAGCCGCGCTCCTCGACTAAGTCGCGGTGTATGTAGCCGATCAAGGGCCGGACGGCGGCCTATGTCTGCGTGGACTACGCCTGCGAGCTGCCGACGAGCGACCTGGAGACCTTCAAGGCCATCCTGGACGGGAAGAGCTAATATCGATAGCCGCTCCACTCTTCCTCAAGTCCGACGCCCAGTCCGAGCACGAGCCGGTTGACGAAGTTGAAGTAGGCCGCGATCTGCGCGGCGTCGAGGATCGACCGGTCGTCGAGGCCCGTATCACGCAGAAGCGCGACGTCGGCCTCGCGCACGGACGCGGGATTCCGGGTGAGCTTCTCGGCGTATTGGCAGAGGCGCGCGGTCCGGGGATCAAGGGCGTTCCAGCGGCCTTCACGGACCGCGGTCATGACCTCCGGACTTTTCTCGTAGCGCGACAGTGCCTCGGCGTGGTGCGCGACGCAGTAGGGACAGCCGTTGGTCCTCGATACGGCCACGGCGATCGCCTCTCGCTCGCGGCGCGTCAGCGGGGATTGCCCGAACAACAGCTCCATATAGAGCGCCATGTGCGCCGTTAAAGTCTCCGGGTGGAGGCCGTGTATCTTATGCACGGCGGCCAATGCGCCGCGCTTGCCCACGGTCGCCTCATAGACGGCCTTAAGCTCGCCCTCGGCCTCCTCGGGCTCGATGACGCGGATCCAGGCGCGGCTTTTTTCGCCGCTCATGACGGGCCGAGCGGCCGCGCCGGCGGCGCGGCCTTGGCCGTCTCCACCGCGAACGCCACGGCGAGCCTGGCGAATTTCACCGAGTGGGCGGCGCCGGATGCGGCCAAAGTGTCGCGTTCGGTGTGGATGTTCGGGTTGACCCCGTCGAAGTTCGACTCGAAGACCGCGCTCGCCGG is from Elusimicrobiota bacterium and encodes:
- a CDS encoding peroxidase-related enzyme (This protein belongs to a clade of uncharacterized proteins related to peroxidases such as the alkylhydroperoxidase AhpD.); this translates as MSGEKSRAWIRVIEPEEAEGELKAVYEATVGKRGALAAVHKIHGLHPETLTAHMALYMELLFGQSPLTRREREAIAVAVSRTNGCPYCVAHHAEALSRYEKSPEVMTAVREGRWNALDPRTARLCQYAEKLTRNPASVREADVALLRDTGLDDRSILDAAQIAAYFNFVNRLVLGLGVGLEEEWSGYRY
- a CDS encoding chromate resistance protein is translated as MKTSRWLLLTHQLPAHPSNVRVRVWRKLKALGAVPIKNSIYALPNQAETREDFEWLRKEILQLGGEASVFVADSITEAENNDIIAAFRKARDEDFAELANAAAALAHTVRNSLEGGRPSEETFQRLNKQWLAAKAECERLRKIDFFTAPERGKAEAAVHKVQKLIAQADSMRRQAAPEPPPLISAAELQGRVWVTRPSPHIDRLVSAWLIRRYVDRSARFKFAAEPYTPGRGELRFDMADAEFTHFGDWCTFEALIHRLKLTDPALRGLAEIVHDIDLKDGKFGRPEAPGVAMAVQGLCRLYKKDADRLEAGIAFFDAVHASLAQEESNRG